CGGCCCGGGGAGGTGTACCTGCTGCTTCCGGCGGAACGCGTCGGGTCCAGGCTTTCCGATCTGCAGATGGCGGTCGTGGTCGGGGCCGTCGAGGgtgggcggaggaggaggaggaggaagggaaacAAGTCCCTTGGGTTTGGGAGCCGGGTGCTCCCGGAGGCAGCCggtagagaggaggaggggtttTTGGAGGGGACGGTCACCGGATTTTCCGGTCAAAGGATTGGTGGTTACCGGCAGTGGAGACCCGTGCTTGATACCATCCAcgaatccaattagggtttttcCGTCTTGGGTTTTCTTGTTTacatgtagaacatgagagattttttattttatcttgcATTCTTTTTGCTTCGCAATTGTACAGAGGATGATGGGAGCCCAACTTATATGTGTTATTTTGTTAGAACAACGATAATTATTAACACGAGAAAGTAGCAATGTTATTCTATAATtatccttttgttttcttttttttttgttgagattTTTACATGTtagtcctcttttcttcttcttcttcttcttcttcttctctctctctctctctctctctctctctctctctctctctctgctaaGG
Above is a genomic segment from Phoenix dactylifera cultivar Barhee BC4 unplaced genomic scaffold, palm_55x_up_171113_PBpolish2nd_filt_p 000283F, whole genome shotgun sequence containing:
- the LOC103704646 gene encoding uncharacterized protein LOC103704646, encoding MGNHASCIPRSTRPRTAKLVDAEGNLRRVDIPAVTAELMLEAPGHVVARAEEVVRTRRVSGLRAHEELRPGEVYLLLPAERVGSRLSDLQMAVVVGAVEGGRRRRRRKGNKSLGFGSRVLPEAAGREEEGFLEGTVTGFSGQRIGGYRQWRPVLDTIHESN